The following coding sequences lie in one Mus musculus strain C57BL/6J chromosome 11, GRCm38.p6 C57BL/6J genomic window:
- the Cnp gene encoding 2',3'-cyclic-nucleotide 3'-phosphodiesterase isoform 1 (isoform 1 is encoded by transcript variant 1): protein MSSSGAKEKPELQFPFLQDEDTVATLHECKTLFILRGLPGSGKSTLARLILEKYHDGTKMVSADAYKIIPGSRADFSEAYKRLDEDLAGYCRRDIRVLVLDDTNHERERLDQLFEMADQYQYQVVLVEPKTAWRLDCAQLKEKNQWQLSADDLKKLKPGLEKDFLPLYFGWFLTKKSSETLRKAGQVFLEELGNHKAFKKELRHFISGDEPKEKLELVSYFGKRPPGVLHCTTKFCDYGKAAGAEEYAQQEVVKRSYGKAFKLSISALFVTPKTAGAQVVLTDQELQLWPSDLDKPSASEGLPPGSRAHVTLGCAADVQPVQTGLDLLDILQQVKGGSQGEAVGELPRGKLYSLGKGRWMLSLTKKMEVKAIFTGYYGKGKPVPIHGSRKGGAMQICTII, encoded by the exons ATGTCATCCTCAGGAGCAAAGGAGAAGCCAGAGCTGCAGTTCCCTTTCCTTCAAGATGAGGACACGGTGGCTACCCTCCACGAGTGCAAGACGCTATTCATCCTGCGCGGCCTGCCGGGCAGCGGCAAGTCCACACTGGCTCGGCTCATCCTGGAGAAGTACCACGACGGCACCAAGATGGTGTCCGCTGATGCTTACAAGATCATCCCTGGCTCTCGGGCAGACTTCTCCGAGGCGTACAAGCGTCTAGACGAGGACCTGGCTGGCTACTGCCGCCGGGACATCAGGGTTCTTGTGCTTGATGATACCAACCACGAGCGGGAGCGGCTGGATCAGCTTTTTGAAATGGCAGACCAGTATCAGTACCAGGTGGTGCTGGTGGAGCCCAAGACAGCGTGGCGACTAGACTGTGCCCAGCTCAAGGAGAAGAACCAATGGCAGCTGTCGGCCGATGACCTGAAGAAGCTGAAGCCCGGGCTGGAGAAGGACTTTCTGCCACTCTACTTTGGCTGGTTCCTGACCAAAAAGAGTTCTGAGACCCTCCGAAAAGCTGGCCAGGTCTTTCTGGAGGAGCTGGGGAATCACAAGGCCTTCAAGAAAGAGCTTCGACACT TTATTTCTGGAGATGAACCCAAGGAGAAGCTTGAGCTGGTCAGCTACTTTGGAAAGAGACCTCCAGGTGTGCTGCACTGTACAACCAAATTCTGTGACTACGGGAAGGCCGCTGGGGCAGAAGAATACGCCCAGCAGGAG gTGGTGAAGAGATCGTATGGCAAGGCCTTCAAACTGTCCATCTCTGCTCTCTTTGTGACACCCAAGACAGCTGGGGCCCAGGTGGTGCTGACCGATCAGGAGCTGCAGTTGTGGCCCAGTGATCTGGACAAGCCATCTGCCTCCGAGGGCCTGCCCCCAGGGAGCCGAGCTCACGTCACCCTAGGCTGTGCGGCCGACGTGCAGCCAGTGCAGACGGGTCTTGACCTCTTAGATATTTTACAACAGGTGAAGGGGGGCAGCCAAGGTGAGGCGGTGGGTGAGCTCCCCCGGGGCAAGCTCTATTCCCTGGGCAAAGGGCGATGGATGCTGAGCCTGACTAAGAAGATGGAGGTCAAGGCCATCTTCACGGGGTACTATGGGAAGGGCAAACCTGTGCCCATACATGGCAGCCGGAAGGGGGGTGCCATGCAGATCTGCACCATCATCTGA
- the Cnp gene encoding 2',3'-cyclic-nucleotide 3'-phosphodiesterase isoform X2 → MNTSFTRKSHTFLPKLFFRKMSSSGAKEKPELQFPFLQDEDTVATLHECKTLFILRGLPGSGKSTLARLILEKYHDGTKMVSADAYKIIPGSRADFSEAYKRLDEDLAGYCRRDIRVLVLDDTNHERERLDQLFEMADQYQYQVVLVEPKTAWRLDCAQLKEKNQWQLSADDLKKLKPGLEKDFLPLYFGWFLTKKSSETLRKAGQVFLEELGNHKAFKKELRHFISGDEPKEKLELVSYFGKRPPGVLHCTTKFCDYGKAAGAEEYAQQEEGRNPGPQE, encoded by the exons AACACAAGCTTTACCCGCAAAAGCCACACATTCCTGCCCAAGCTCTTCTTCAGGAAAATGTCATCCTCAGGAGCAAAGGAGAAGCCAGAGCTGCAGTTCCCTTTCCTTCAAGATGAGGACACGGTGGCTACCCTCCACGAGTGCAAGACGCTATTCATCCTGCGCGGCCTGCCGGGCAGCGGCAAGTCCACACTGGCTCGGCTCATCCTGGAGAAGTACCACGACGGCACCAAGATGGTGTCCGCTGATGCTTACAAGATCATCCCTGGCTCTCGGGCAGACTTCTCCGAGGCGTACAAGCGTCTAGACGAGGACCTGGCTGGCTACTGCCGCCGGGACATCAGGGTTCTTGTGCTTGATGATACCAACCACGAGCGGGAGCGGCTGGATCAGCTTTTTGAAATGGCAGACCAGTATCAGTACCAGGTGGTGCTGGTGGAGCCCAAGACAGCGTGGCGACTAGACTGTGCCCAGCTCAAGGAGAAGAACCAATGGCAGCTGTCGGCCGATGACCTGAAGAAGCTGAAGCCCGGGCTGGAGAAGGACTTTCTGCCACTCTACTTTGGCTGGTTCCTGACCAAAAAGAGTTCTGAGACCCTCCGAAAAGCTGGCCAGGTCTTTCTGGAGGAGCTGGGGAATCACAAGGCCTTCAAGAAAGAGCTTCGACACT TTATTTCTGGAGATGAACCCAAGGAGAAGCTTGAGCTGGTCAGCTACTTTGGAAAGAGACCTCCAGGTGTGCTGCACTGTACAACCAAATTCTGTGACTACGGGAAGGCCGCTGGGGCAGAAGAATACGCCCAGCAGGAG
- the Cnp gene encoding 2',3'-cyclic-nucleotide 3'-phosphodiesterase isoform 2 (isoform 2 is encoded by transcript variant 2): protein MNTSFTRKSHTFLPKLFFRKMSSSGAKEKPELQFPFLQDEDTVATLHECKTLFILRGLPGSGKSTLARLILEKYHDGTKMVSADAYKIIPGSRADFSEAYKRLDEDLAGYCRRDIRVLVLDDTNHERERLDQLFEMADQYQYQVVLVEPKTAWRLDCAQLKEKNQWQLSADDLKKLKPGLEKDFLPLYFGWFLTKKSSETLRKAGQVFLEELGNHKAFKKELRHFISGDEPKEKLELVSYFGKRPPGVLHCTTKFCDYGKAAGAEEYAQQEVVKRSYGKAFKLSISALFVTPKTAGAQVVLTDQELQLWPSDLDKPSASEGLPPGSRAHVTLGCAADVQPVQTGLDLLDILQQVKGGSQGEAVGELPRGKLYSLGKGRWMLSLTKKMEVKAIFTGYYGKGKPVPIHGSRKGGAMQICTII, encoded by the exons AACACAAGCTTTACCCGCAAAAGCCACACATTCCTGCCCAAGCTCTTCTTCAGGAAAATGTCATCCTCAGGAGCAAAGGAGAAGCCAGAGCTGCAGTTCCCTTTCCTTCAAGATGAGGACACGGTGGCTACCCTCCACGAGTGCAAGACGCTATTCATCCTGCGCGGCCTGCCGGGCAGCGGCAAGTCCACACTGGCTCGGCTCATCCTGGAGAAGTACCACGACGGCACCAAGATGGTGTCCGCTGATGCTTACAAGATCATCCCTGGCTCTCGGGCAGACTTCTCCGAGGCGTACAAGCGTCTAGACGAGGACCTGGCTGGCTACTGCCGCCGGGACATCAGGGTTCTTGTGCTTGATGATACCAACCACGAGCGGGAGCGGCTGGATCAGCTTTTTGAAATGGCAGACCAGTATCAGTACCAGGTGGTGCTGGTGGAGCCCAAGACAGCGTGGCGACTAGACTGTGCCCAGCTCAAGGAGAAGAACCAATGGCAGCTGTCGGCCGATGACCTGAAGAAGCTGAAGCCCGGGCTGGAGAAGGACTTTCTGCCACTCTACTTTGGCTGGTTCCTGACCAAAAAGAGTTCTGAGACCCTCCGAAAAGCTGGCCAGGTCTTTCTGGAGGAGCTGGGGAATCACAAGGCCTTCAAGAAAGAGCTTCGACACT TTATTTCTGGAGATGAACCCAAGGAGAAGCTTGAGCTGGTCAGCTACTTTGGAAAGAGACCTCCAGGTGTGCTGCACTGTACAACCAAATTCTGTGACTACGGGAAGGCCGCTGGGGCAGAAGAATACGCCCAGCAGGAG gTGGTGAAGAGATCGTATGGCAAGGCCTTCAAACTGTCCATCTCTGCTCTCTTTGTGACACCCAAGACAGCTGGGGCCCAGGTGGTGCTGACCGATCAGGAGCTGCAGTTGTGGCCCAGTGATCTGGACAAGCCATCTGCCTCCGAGGGCCTGCCCCCAGGGAGCCGAGCTCACGTCACCCTAGGCTGTGCGGCCGACGTGCAGCCAGTGCAGACGGGTCTTGACCTCTTAGATATTTTACAACAGGTGAAGGGGGGCAGCCAAGGTGAGGCGGTGGGTGAGCTCCCCCGGGGCAAGCTCTATTCCCTGGGCAAAGGGCGATGGATGCTGAGCCTGACTAAGAAGATGGAGGTCAAGGCCATCTTCACGGGGTACTATGGGAAGGGCAAACCTGTGCCCATACATGGCAGCCGGAAGGGGGGTGCCATGCAGATCTGCACCATCATCTGA